In the genome of Candidatus Omnitrophota bacterium, one region contains:
- a CDS encoding response regulator codes for MLKGRILVVDDEEIILMGIKGELEACGHEVVTVSNGKQALELVSEARFDIAFVDLVMPGLNGVEVCKGIKKEHPDTEVVLISGHPSEIFKYQMDFYKAGGRDEVLRKPFVLGNELSRVVDNILREKEGK; via the coding sequence ATGCTGAAAGGCAGGATTCTTGTAGTGGACGATGAGGAGATCATCCTGATGGGGATAAAAGGCGAACTAGAGGCTTGCGGGCATGAGGTGGTTACGGTTTCCAACGGCAAGCAGGCGCTTGAACTCGTCAGTGAGGCCAGGTTCGATATAGCCTTTGTCGACCTGGTAATGCCGGGCTTGAACGGCGTAGAGGTCTGCAAGGGGATAAAGAAGGAACACCCTGATACCGAAGTAGTGCTTATCTCGGGACATCCCAGCGAGATATTCAAATACCAGATGGACTTCTACAAGGCAGGGGGCAGGGACGAGGTCCTGCGTAAGCCTTTTGTCCTCGGGAACGAACTATCGCGTGTGGTCGATAACATACTCAGGGAGAAGGAAGGGAAGTAA
- a CDS encoding response regulator: MDNEKWRILLVDDAEDLVLALKFQLESVKGYEVMTAYDGAQALLVLETFTPHLIVLDINMPNMGGIEFYNRICHGGPRPDHAVLVLTARANLEQIFRDINVDGFMPKPFDLHKLMGEIEFILEKRYGPVRAKGKKGVIKKVLIVEDNKEEFDKIALEFLHEGFTVDHAGGGLAAMEKIMDETPGILLINMGLKDISGVFVVSKLRQMPRTMDTPVILYARMNQELDYNITTKICEKIGINNVIEYDSPALLAREVRKLVGDDEVAGNK, translated from the coding sequence ATGGACAACGAAAAGTGGAGAATACTTCTGGTAGATGACGCGGAAGACCTTGTCCTGGCGCTGAAGTTCCAGTTGGAAAGCGTGAAAGGATATGAGGTCATGACCGCGTATGACGGGGCCCAGGCCCTTCTGGTCCTGGAGACGTTCACTCCACATCTTATCGTGCTGGATATCAACATGCCTAATATGGGCGGTATTGAGTTCTATAACAGGATATGCCATGGAGGTCCCAGGCCGGATCACGCGGTACTTGTGCTTACCGCCAGGGCAAATCTTGAACAGATCTTCAGGGATATAAACGTGGACGGGTTCATGCCTAAACCTTTCGACCTTCATAAATTGATGGGGGAGATCGAGTTCATACTGGAAAAGAGGTATGGGCCGGTGCGCGCAAAAGGAAAAAAGGGTGTGATTAAGAAAGTACTTATAGTCGAGGACAATAAAGAAGAATTCGATAAAATAGCGTTGGAATTCCTGCATGAAGGGTTCACCGTGGACCATGCCGGGGGCGGTCTTGCCGCGATGGAGAAGATAATGGACGAGACTCCGGGGATACTCCTGATCAATATGGGACTTAAAGATATATCCGGGGTGTTCGTGGTCTCGAAATTACGGCAGATGCCGCGTACAATGGATACTCCTGTGATATTGTACGCGCGCATGAACCAGGAACTGGATTACAATATAACCACTAAGATATGCGAGAAGATAGGTATAAATAACGTGATAGAATATGACAGCCCGGCGTTACTTGCCAGGGAGGTGCGTAAGTTGGTCGGGGACGATGAAGTGGCCGGGAATAAATGA